In one window of Aceticella autotrophica DNA:
- the rfbD gene encoding dTDP-4-dehydrorhamnose reductase, whose translation MKLLVTGAKGQLGMQIHSILDKGKSELGEIDDLYIDAEIRYVSHDELDITNLKDVNEYIDKYKPDIIINCAAYTNVDKCEGDTDNAFKVNAIGPRNLAIAAQKISAKLLHVSTDYVFSGIGNIPFKEYDIPQPVSVYGETKLLGEQYLRENCNKYFIVRTAWLYGKYGKNFVYTIMNAAKEKGHLEVVNDQRGNPTYAEDLAYHILKLVLTDEYGIYHCTGNGECSWYDFACKIIEYAGIKCTIAPITSDKIKRAAKRPSYSSLDNMMLRCTIGDEMRNWEDALKAFIDDLNK comes from the coding sequence ATGAAGCTACTTGTAACAGGCGCAAAAGGACAGCTTGGTATGCAGATACATTCTATTTTAGATAAAGGAAAATCTGAACTTGGGGAAATTGATGATTTATATATAGATGCTGAAATCAGATATGTTTCCCATGATGAGCTTGATATCACAAATTTAAAAGATGTAAATGAATATATAGATAAATACAAACCTGATATTATTATAAACTGTGCTGCCTATACAAATGTAGACAAATGCGAAGGTGATACAGATAATGCCTTTAAAGTAAATGCTATAGGACCGAGAAATCTTGCAATAGCAGCACAAAAGATAAGTGCAAAACTGCTTCATGTATCAACTGATTATGTGTTCAGTGGTATCGGCAATATACCATTCAAAGAATATGATATTCCGCAACCTGTAAGCGTATATGGGGAAACAAAGCTTCTGGGTGAACAATATTTAAGAGAAAATTGCAATAAATATTTTATAGTAAGGACAGCATGGCTTTATGGGAAATACGGTAAAAACTTTGTGTACACAATAATGAATGCGGCAAAAGAAAAAGGACATCTTGAGGTAGTGAATGACCAGAGGGGTAATCCGACATATGCCGAGGACCTTGCATATCATATTTTAAAGCTTGTACTCACTGACGAATATGGTATATATCATTGTACCGGAAATGGAGAATGCAGCTGGTATGATTTTGCATGTAAGATTATAGAATATGCAGGCATAAAATGCACGATAGCGCCTATAACATCGGACAAGATAAAAAGAGCCGCAAAAAGACCTTCTTATTCTTCTCTTGACAATATGATGTTACGGTGTACAATTGGAGACGAAATGAGGAATTGGGAAGATGCATTAAAAGCTTTTATTGATGATTTGAACAAATAA
- the rfbC gene encoding dTDP-4-dehydrorhamnose 3,5-epimerase, giving the protein MGKFKFNKTEIDGVYIIEPEVFKDNRGYFMETYNYNDFKEAGLDMVFVQDNQSKSKKGVLRGLHFQKQHPQGKLVRVIKGEVFDVAVDIRKDSKTFGKWAGVILSEENKKQFYIPEGFAHGFLVLSDEAEFCYKCTDFYHPGDEGGIIWNDPDINIDWPLDGFDEIILSEKDKKWNRLRG; this is encoded by the coding sequence GTGGGGAAGTTTAAATTTAATAAAACGGAAATAGACGGTGTATATATTATTGAACCTGAGGTTTTTAAAGACAATAGGGGCTATTTTATGGAAACATATAATTACAATGATTTTAAAGAGGCAGGACTTGATATGGTATTTGTCCAAGACAACCAATCCAAGTCTAAAAAGGGTGTATTAAGAGGGCTTCATTTCCAAAAACAACATCCACAGGGAAAGCTTGTCAGAGTTATAAAAGGTGAAGTCTTTGACGTGGCTGTTGATATAAGGAAGGATTCAAAGACATTTGGGAAATGGGCAGGAGTGATATTATCAGAAGAGAATAAAAAGCAGTTTTATATCCCTGAAGGTTTTGCTCATGGCTTTTTGGTTCTTTCAGATGAAGCAGAGTTTTGTTATAAATGTACGGACTTTTATCATCCGGGTGATGAAGGCGGCATTATATGGAATGACCCTGATATAAACATTGATTGGCCCTTAGATGGTTTTGATGAAATCATACTTTCTGAAAAGGACAAAAAATGGAATAGATTAAGGGGTTAA
- a CDS encoding S1C family serine protease: MGEGKKDSKNSLIIYLLITILILEIGLIAFYYISKVFHQQVITGNSKLSQSNAIKSSQAKDSKQTNIKSIISDNQEKVMYIEVNDGGDVVSGSGFLYNTKGDIITNAHVVRGASTAKVKTYDGKEYNGTVIGMGEDIDIALINVPELAGKTPVKISSRKGEIGDPVIAMGSPLGLQNTVTTGIISGVNREFTISSYVYKGIYQISAPISHGSSGGPLLDQNTGEVLGVHSESSIIN, encoded by the coding sequence ATGGGAGAGGGAAAAAAGGATTCTAAAAATTCTTTAATTATTTATTTGCTTATAACGATTTTAATATTAGAAATTGGACTTATTGCATTTTACTATATTAGCAAAGTATTTCATCAACAAGTAATTACAGGCAACTCAAAATTAAGCCAATCTAATGCTATAAAAAGTTCACAAGCGAAAGATTCAAAACAAACTAATATCAAGTCTATAATATCTGATAATCAGGAAAAAGTTATGTATATCGAGGTCAACGATGGAGGCGATGTGGTGTCTGGTTCTGGTTTTTTATACAACACTAAGGGTGATATCATAACAAATGCCCACGTAGTTAGAGGCGCTTCAACAGCAAAAGTTAAAACATATGATGGAAAGGAATATAACGGTACAGTTATAGGCATGGGTGAAGATATAGATATAGCTTTAATAAATGTACCTGAACTTGCTGGAAAGACTCCTGTTAAAATATCATCGAGAAAAGGGGAGATCGGCGATCCTGTCATTGCCATGGGAAGCCCACTGGGGTTACAGAATACAGTTACGACGGGGATAATAAGCGGCGTCAACAGAGAGTTTACAATTTCCTCATATGTGTACAAAGGGATATATCAGATATCAGCTCCTATATCGCATGGAAGTAGTGGAGGTCCACTATTGGATCAAAATACAGGAGAGGTTCTAGGAGTCCACTCGGAATCATCAATCATAAATTAA
- a CDS encoding FxLYD domain-containing protein, producing MYDATGNTVGNANTYVYPVYLLPLQKGSFSNIHYGISNADHIKITRIN from the coding sequence ATATATGATGCTACTGGAAACACCGTTGGAAACGCTAATACATATGTATACCCAGTTTATTTGTTACCATTGCAAAAAGGAAGTTTTTCCAATATACACTATGGGATTTCAAATGCTGATCATATAAAAATAACTCGAATAAACTGA
- a CDS encoding zinc-ribbon domain-containing protein, producing MYCKNCGHKIEDNLHFCPYCGAIVSNKSKEAKTSNNRYWHISFSFVIMIAIAVIFYFFYEIGVNKEVEEIRTKAEGMALQGNFDTALNFAKKGLALRPNHKVLQQDLVLINFGKTVYEKLETAKKYADEKNLIQH from the coding sequence ATGTACTGTAAGAATTGCGGCCATAAAATAGAAGATAATCTTCATTTTTGTCCTTACTGTGGAGCAATAGTTAGTAACAAATCAAAAGAAGCAAAAACCTCAAATAATAGATACTGGCATATTTCTTTTAGTTTTGTCATAATGATTGCCATAGCAGTAATCTTTTATTTTTTCTATGAAATAGGTGTCAATAAGGAAGTGGAAGAAATACGGACAAAAGCAGAGGGCATGGCCTTACAGGGGAATTTTGATACTGCATTAAATTTTGCTAAAAAAGGCTTGGCTTTACGCCCTAATCATAAAGTATTGCAGCAAGACCTGGTTTTAATAAATTTTGGCAAAACGGTATATGAAAAATTAGAAACAGCTAAAAAGTATGCTGATGAAAAAAATTTGATACAGCATTAG
- a CDS encoding sugar transferase: MWYKKWSMILDISALVLAFVIALYLRFDFNMNTVSKRWYISTFVILLTIDFLILYFKGLYDKKHKPLFYQIGLIIDGMVYSVFVYLLISYFVKMTDFSRLTLIYIFVIGLLLQIIFKSILLYLQRQRYKRGLDLSNALILGNYSSESKEIINKLMSNEFGINIFGYLSDDISNDNFIKLGDIKDFNNIIDKYHIDMIFISSKIDNIEKIVNICLSKYISIYSINNSINLPNYPMEIEIIDNMPVLKLKDVFIGGLEGHVKRLLDFTLSFLALIILSPLFIIISLLIKITSPGPVFFKHRRLGLNGKVIEIYKFRSMVINAQDVLNRLLAENPELRKEYEATYKLKNDPRITRVGKFLRKTSLDELPQLINVLKGDLSLVGPRPIILKEINKYGEYGKYLLRVPPGVTGLWQISGRSDIDYNERIEIDMQYISNWNIWLDLNILIKTIPAVLKKDGAY; this comes from the coding sequence ATGTGGTATAAAAAATGGAGCATGATTCTTGATATTAGCGCATTGGTTTTGGCATTTGTAATTGCTTTATATCTTAGATTTGATTTTAATATGAATACAGTGTCAAAAAGATGGTATATAAGCACATTTGTTATTTTATTAACGATAGACTTTTTGATTTTATATTTTAAAGGTCTGTATGATAAAAAACACAAGCCTTTATTTTATCAAATAGGTTTAATAATAGATGGAATGGTTTATTCAGTGTTTGTCTATCTTTTAATATCATATTTTGTAAAGATGACGGATTTTTCAAGATTAACACTAATATATATATTTGTTATAGGATTGCTGCTGCAAATAATATTCAAATCAATTTTATTATATTTACAAAGACAGAGATATAAAAGAGGTCTGGATTTAAGCAATGCACTTATATTAGGGAATTATTCAAGTGAATCAAAAGAAATAATTAATAAACTTATGTCAAATGAATTTGGAATAAACATCTTTGGATATTTATCTGATGATATAAGTAATGATAATTTTATTAAGTTAGGAGATATAAAGGATTTTAATAATATTATTGATAAATATCATATTGATATGATATTTATATCATCTAAAATTGATAATATAGAAAAAATAGTAAATATATGTCTTAGCAAATATATAAGCATTTATTCTATTAATAACAGTATAAATCTTCCTAATTATCCAATGGAAATAGAGATAATCGATAATATGCCTGTTTTAAAATTAAAGGATGTATTTATTGGCGGACTTGAAGGACATGTAAAGAGACTTTTGGATTTTACGTTATCATTTCTTGCATTAATTATTTTATCGCCTTTATTTATTATAATATCGTTGCTAATAAAAATAACATCACCTGGACCGGTATTTTTTAAACATAGAAGATTGGGATTAAATGGCAAAGTTATTGAAATTTATAAATTCAGGTCAATGGTGATAAATGCACAGGATGTTTTAAACAGATTATTAGCAGAAAACCCGGAGTTAAGGAAAGAATATGAGGCGACATACAAGTTAAAAAATGATCCGAGAATAACAAGAGTCGGCAAATTTTTAAGGAAAACAAGTCTTGATGAACTTCCGCAATTGATTAATGTTTTGAAAGGCGATTTAAGCTTGGTCGGACCAAGACCGATTATTCTTAAAGAAATTAATAAATATGGTGAATATGGCAAATATCTATTAAGGGTGCCACCGGGAGTGACGGGTTTATGGCAGATTAGCGGTAGAAGTGATATTGATTATAACGAAAGAATTGAAATTGACATGCAGTATATATCAAACTGGAATATATGGCTTGATTTAAATATTCTTATTAAAACAATACCTGCGGTACTTAAAAAAGACGGTGCATATTGA